The following coding sequences are from one Coffea arabica cultivar ET-39 chromosome 11e, Coffea Arabica ET-39 HiFi, whole genome shotgun sequence window:
- the LOC113719071 gene encoding uncharacterized protein, with product MAVFSATSRADVGFLHQNGSIPCINDSLGDDELRAILLKLENDKDKEIFGLVCKRWLHLQSTERRKLCARAGPHMLRRMAARFTRLVELDLSQSTSRSFYPGVTDSDLSVIATAFSCLRILILQNCKGISDIGMKAIAANLPYLQSLDVSYCRKLRDEGLSAVAQGCRDLRVLHLSGCRFVTDSLLRTLSDNCNNLEELGLQGCSSITDSGLVLLVQGCWRLKNLDVNKCSNVGDIGVTSVSKACASLKTLKLLDCYKVGDASILSLANFCGDLQNLIIGGCRDVSDESLKQLAVACSNSLKNLRMDWCLNISDSSIECILQNCKKLEMLDIGCCEEATDAAFQGLGGGLFELHLKILKVSNCPKITVVGIGNLLKSCNSLKYLDVRSCPHVTKADCDQAGLQFPETCKVNFTGSLTEPEVLF from the exons ATGGCCGTCTTCTCTGCCACCAGTAGGGCCGATGTCGGGTTTTTACATCAAAATGGCTCCATTCCGTGCATAAATGACAGCCTAGGCGATGACGAGCTTCGGGCCATTTTACTTAAGCTGGAAAACGACAAAGATAAGGAGATATTTGGACTAGTTTGTAAACGATGGCTTCACTTGCAAAGCACCGAAAGACGCAAGCTTTGTGCTCGGGCCGGACCCCACATGCTCCGGAGAATGGCGGCTCGGTTCACTCGTTTGGTCGAACTTGATCTCTCTCAGTCCACTTCCAGGTCTTTCTACCCTGGTGTCACTGACTCTGATCTTTCCGTAATTGCCACGGCTTTCTCATGCCTCAGAATCCTCATTCTTCAGAATTGTAAag GTATATCAGATATAGGTATGAAAGCAATCGCTGCTAATCTCCCTTATCTGCAGTCATTAGATGTTTCATATTGTAGGAAACTAAGAGACGAGGGGTTGTCTGCTGTGGCTCAGGGCTGTCGTGACCTGAGAGTCTTACATCTTTCTGGCTGCAGATTTGTGACGGATTCATTGTTAAGAACTCTTTCTGACAACTGCAATAACCTAGAAGAATTGGGTTTGCAAGGATGCTCAAGCATAACCGATTCTGGTCTTGTGCTTCTTGTTCAAGGCTGTTGGAGGCTGAAGAACTTAGATGTAAACAAATGCAGCAATGTTGGTGATATAGGGGTAACTAGTGTCTCTAAAGCTTGTGCTTCTTTGAAGACATTGAAGTTGTTGGACTGCTATAAAGTTGGAGATGCATCCATATTATCCTTGGCCAACTTCTGTGGGGATCTTCAGAATTTAATAATTGGTGGTTGCCGCGACGTATCTGACGAGTCCCTCAAGCAATTGGCAGTTGCTTGTAGCAACAGTCTTAAGAATCTTAGGATGGATTGGTGTTTAAACATTTCTGATTCTTCCATAGAGTGCATACTTCAAAATTGCAAGAAGCTTGAGATGCTTGATATAGGTTGCTGTGAAGAGGCGACAGATGCTGCATTTCAGGGACTTGGAGGTGGACTCTTCGAGCTTCATTTGAAGATTTTGAAGGTTAGTAACTGTCCAAAGATCACGGTAGTAGGGATTGGCAATCTATTGAAGTCGTGCAACTCTCTCAAATATCTTGATGTACGGTCATGCCCTCATGTTACTAAAGCGGATTGTGATCAGGCCGGATTGCAGTTTCCTGAAACTTGTAAAGTTAACTTTACTGGGAGTTTGACTGAGCCTGAGGTGTTATTCTAG
- the LOC113719601 gene encoding dehydrodolichyl diphosphate synthase CPT3 isoform X1, with protein MTKKIGDQAGKMFEYFGSFLRKCIFSVLSVGPVPDHIAFIMDGNRRYAKKRNLLDGAGHRSGYLALMNMLKYCYELGVKYATIYAFSIDNFRRRPEEVQSTMQLILEKIEDLIKEESMVNQYGVRIYFLGSLKLLSKPVRLAAERAMVATSGNSKSVLSICLAYTSSDEILHAVQECCGEKWDEGSALESKGAGNGLVFLKGNENGKIKPSIVVKDLEKHMYAAVAPDPDIIIRTSGETRLSNFLLWQSANCLLYAPPILWPEIGLWHLIWAVLDFQRNFSYLKEKTKLS; from the coding sequence atgacaaaaaaaattgGTGATCAAGCTGGCAAAATGTTTGAATATTTTGGGAGTTTCTTGAGAAAATGTATTTTTTCAGTTCTTTCGGTTGGACCTGTTCCTGATCACATTGCATTTATTATGGATGGAAATCGAAGATATGCTAAGAAGAGGAATTTGTTAGATGGTGCTGGCCATAGGTCTGGGTATTTAGCTCTCATGAACATGCTAAAATACTGTTATGAGTTAGGTGTGAAGTATGCTACAATTTACGCCTTCAGCATTGACAATTTTAGAAGACGTCCTGAAGAAGTTCAGTCCACTATGCAGTTGATACTAGAGAAAATTGAAGATTTGATTAAGGAGGAGAGCATGGTCAATCAGTACGGCGTTAGGATTTACTTTCTAGGCAGCCTTAAACTTTTGAGCAAGCCAGTAAGGTTGGCCGCAGAGAGGGCCATGGTTGCTACTTCTGGGAATTCAAAATCTGTGCTGTCAATTTGTCTTGCCTACACTTCCTCAGATGAAATTTTGCATGCTGTTCAAGAGTGTTGTGGAGAAAAATGGGATGAAGGAAGCGCATTGGAGTCAAAAGGAGCTGGAAATGGTTTAGTTTTTCTGAAAGGAAATGAGAATGGCAAGATCAAGCCTTCAATCGTAGTCAAGGATTTAGAGAAACATATGTATGCTGCAGTTGCACCTGATCCTGATATAATTATACGTACTTCTGGTGAGACTCGATTGAGTAACTTTCTTTTGTGGCAAAGTGCTAACTGTCTTTTATATGCACCCCCTATACTTTGGCCAGAGATTGGTCTTTGGCATTTGATTTGGGCGGTCTTGGATTTTCAAAGAAATTTCTCTTATTTGAAAGAGAAAACTAAGCTATCATAA
- the LOC113719601 gene encoding dehydrodolichyl diphosphate synthase CPT3 isoform X2 has protein sequence MDGNRRYAKKRNLLDGAGHRSGYLALMNMLKYCYELGVKYATIYAFSIDNFRRRPEEVQSTMQLILEKIEDLIKEESMVNQYGVRIYFLGSLKLLSKPVRLAAERAMVATSGNSKSVLSICLAYTSSDEILHAVQECCGEKWDEGSALESKGAGNGLVFLKGNENGKIKPSIVVKDLEKHMYAAVAPDPDIIIRTSGETRLSNFLLWQSANCLLYAPPILWPEIGLWHLIWAVLDFQRNFSYLKEKTKLS, from the coding sequence ATGGATGGAAATCGAAGATATGCTAAGAAGAGGAATTTGTTAGATGGTGCTGGCCATAGGTCTGGGTATTTAGCTCTCATGAACATGCTAAAATACTGTTATGAGTTAGGTGTGAAGTATGCTACAATTTACGCCTTCAGCATTGACAATTTTAGAAGACGTCCTGAAGAAGTTCAGTCCACTATGCAGTTGATACTAGAGAAAATTGAAGATTTGATTAAGGAGGAGAGCATGGTCAATCAGTACGGCGTTAGGATTTACTTTCTAGGCAGCCTTAAACTTTTGAGCAAGCCAGTAAGGTTGGCCGCAGAGAGGGCCATGGTTGCTACTTCTGGGAATTCAAAATCTGTGCTGTCAATTTGTCTTGCCTACACTTCCTCAGATGAAATTTTGCATGCTGTTCAAGAGTGTTGTGGAGAAAAATGGGATGAAGGAAGCGCATTGGAGTCAAAAGGAGCTGGAAATGGTTTAGTTTTTCTGAAAGGAAATGAGAATGGCAAGATCAAGCCTTCAATCGTAGTCAAGGATTTAGAGAAACATATGTATGCTGCAGTTGCACCTGATCCTGATATAATTATACGTACTTCTGGTGAGACTCGATTGAGTAACTTTCTTTTGTGGCAAAGTGCTAACTGTCTTTTATATGCACCCCCTATACTTTGGCCAGAGATTGGTCTTTGGCATTTGATTTGGGCGGTCTTGGATTTTCAAAGAAATTTCTCTTATTTGAAAGAGAAAACTAAGCTATCATAA